Below is a genomic region from Deltaproteobacteria bacterium.
GAGCTGTCCGCGAAAGCGATGATCAACATCGCGAAGACCTACACGGGCGACGAGGGCAAGAAGCGGCTGCTCGCGCAGGGCTACGACCCGGTGATGGTCGATGCGACGGGCGGCGTGGGCACGCAGGTGCTCAAGTTTCGCGGCGGCATGCCGTTGCTCGGCATGACGCGCGTTTTCGCGCAGTACCGCCTCGCCAACTCGATGGCGTTGCTCGACAACAAGCTGCGTGGCGTGTCGCCCGATCAGGCACAGGGAGCGCGCGGCTGGGACAACTATAGCTGGCACACCGACCTGCCGCCGGGACACCCGATGGTGACGGGCCAGCAGACGGTCGATTTCGACCTGTGCAACGCGGAGCACGCGGGGCTCGTGATCGTGTGGGGCATGAACTGGATCACGACCAAGATGCCCGACAGCCACTGGTTGACCGAAGCGCGCATGAAGGGCACGAAGGTCGTCGTCATCGCGTGCGAATACAGCGCGACGGCGAGCAAGGGCGACGAGGTGCTCGTGGTGCGGCCGGGAACGACGCCGGCGCTCGCGCTCGGCCTCGCGCAGGTCATCATCGCCGAAAAGCGCTACGACGCTGACTACATCAAAGCCAACACGGACCTGCCGCTGCTCGTGCGCATGGATACGGGCGTGAAGCTGCGCGCATCGGATGTGTTTCCCGATTATCAAAACGCCGAATTGTCGGATCGCAGCAAGGTTCTGGCCGCCGGCGAAAAAGCGCCACCGATGTTCGAGCAGGCCGGACCGACGATGACGAAGGCACTGCGTGACGCGTTCGGCGACTACGTGATCTGGGACCGGAAAAAGAAAGCCCCGGTCGCCGTGAATCACGACCAGGTCGGCGAGCACTTCGCGAAGTTGCGCATCGATGCGCAACTCGAAGGCGCTGTGAGCGTCAAGCTCGCGGACGGTAGCACGGTGACGTGCCGCACGGTCTTCGACGTCACGAAGGAAATGCTCGACGGCAGCTACACACCCGAGGACGTGGAAAAACTCACCTGGGCGCCCGCGAGCGCGATCCGCACGCTGGCTCGCCAGATCGCGGCGAACAAGGACAAGACGCTGTTTGCGATGGGCATGGGCCCGAACCAGTTCTTCAACAACGACCTGAAGGACCGCGACGTCTTCCTGCTGGCCTCCCTCACGCGAAACATCGGCAAGTTCGGCGGCAACGTCGGCAGCTACGCGGGCAACTACCGCACGAGCTTTTTCAACGGCATCGGCCAGTACATCGCCGAGGACCCGTTCAACGTGCAGCTCGATCCGGCCAAGCCGTCCACGGTGAAGCGCTACTTCAAGCCCGAGAGCGTCCACTACTTCAACCACGGCGACCAGATCCTGCGCATGGGCGACGCGGTGCTGACCGGCAAGTCGCACGTGCCCACACCGACCAAATCGTTCACGGTCAGCAACTCCAACTCGCTGATCGGCAACGTGAAAGGCCACTACGACTTCGTCATCAACACGCTCTCGCGCGTCGAGTTCGTCGGCGTGAGCGACTGGTGGTGGACGGCGAGCTGCGAATACGCCGACATCGTGTACGCGGTCGATAGCTGGGCCGAGTTCAAGTACCCCGACATGACCGCGAGCGTGACCAATCCGTTCCTCTACGTCTTCCCGGTCACGCCGCTCGAGCGCATCCACGACACGCGAAGCGACGTCGAGGTGGCCGCGGGCATCGCGAAGGCTGTCGGCAAGGAAACCGGCGACGATCGCTACGACGCCTACTGGAAGTTCATCGAAGACGGCCGCGTGCGACCGTATATCCAGCGCGTTCTGAACGCGTCGAACAGCACCCGCGGATACAAGATCGCGGATCTGGAAAGGAACGCGGAGGCGGGCATTCCGGGCATCATTCAGACGCGCACGTACCCCAAGGTCGGCGCGTGGGAGCAGGGTAACGAGAGCAAGCCGTACTACACCAAGTCGGGCCGTCTCGAGTTCTACCGCGACGAGCCCGAGTTCATGGACAGCGGCGAGAACCTGCTCGTGCATCGCGAGCCGATCGACTCCACGTTTTACGAGCCGAACGTGATCGTGGCGAAAGCGCACCCCTTGCTGCGCCCGAAGACGCCCGACAAGTACGGCGTCTCCCCGGACAAGCTCGATGCTGACACGCGTCAGGCGCGGCACGTCGTGCGCACGGTGGACGAGCTGATGTCCACGGA
It encodes:
- a CDS encoding molybdopterin-dependent oxidoreductase, whose translation is MKNSSGKSLSRRCFLTHLAAAGAGTTLVAGKAAAAMNMLRPVIVDNPLSQYPNREWEKVYRNLYKSDSSFTFLCAPNDTHNCLLRAYVKNGVVTRIGPTYGFHKATDLDGNAASRRWDPRCCQKGLALARRFYGDRRCRKPMIRKGFKQWVDDGFPRDPKTGAADPKYMQRGRDSWVAGTWDEAFELSAKAMINIAKTYTGDEGKKRLLAQGYDPVMVDATGGVGTQVLKFRGGMPLLGMTRVFAQYRLANSMALLDNKLRGVSPDQAQGARGWDNYSWHTDLPPGHPMVTGQQTVDFDLCNAEHAGLVIVWGMNWITTKMPDSHWLTEARMKGTKVVVIACEYSATASKGDEVLVVRPGTTPALALGLAQVIIAEKRYDADYIKANTDLPLLVRMDTGVKLRASDVFPDYQNAELSDRSKVLAAGEKAPPMFEQAGPTMTKALRDAFGDYVIWDRKKKAPVAVNHDQVGEHFAKLRIDAQLEGAVSVKLADGSTVTCRTVFDVTKEMLDGSYTPEDVEKLTWAPASAIRTLARQIAANKDKTLFAMGMGPNQFFNNDLKDRDVFLLASLTRNIGKFGGNVGSYAGNYRTSFFNGIGQYIAEDPFNVQLDPAKPSTVKRYFKPESVHYFNHGDQILRMGDAVLTGKSHVPTPTKSFTVSNSNSLIGNVKGHYDFVINTLSRVEFVGVSDWWWTASCEYADIVYAVDSWAEFKYPDMTASVTNPFLYVFPVTPLERIHDTRSDVEVAAGIAKAVGKETGDDRYDAYWKFIEDGRVRPYIQRVLNASNSTRGYKIADLERNAEAGIPGIIQTRTYPKVGAWEQGNESKPYYTKSGRLEFYRDEPEFMDSGENLLVHREPIDSTFYEPNVIVAKAHPLLRPKTPDKYGVSPDKLDADTRQARHVVRTVDELMSTEHPLSHEGYKYIFHTPKYRHGAHTTPIDTDIVAIWFGPFGDMFRADKRMPFISEGYIDIHPQDARDLGLEDGDYAHIDADPHDRPFRGWEKYPEGYKVARLLARVRYYPGTPRGVTRMWHNMYGATFGSVKGQAQNANGLAKSPETGYQAMFRTGSHQSCTRGWLKPTMMTDTLTIKQTFGQEMKQGFEPDVHCPTGAPRESMVRITKAEDGGLNGKGLWRPAQLGLRPGYENDVLKKFLAGAYVKRA